Proteins encoded by one window of Fimbriiglobus ruber:
- a CDS encoding serine/threonine protein kinase, translating to MGFFSSLFGGGGGKKGKKIVDAAKRWDLRGRTGQGSMSKVFQAYDRDIGRTVCLKLLDRVKTQKFEERFKAQGLKKPTEGEVCAALSHINCVRTYDHGVTTKGDPYLVMEWIEGRGLNFLIETKNAQLDGNRINYTTQLCDAIAYLHAQKFLHRDLCPRNVMVDQEGVVKLIDFGLTIPYTPQFCVPGNRTGTADYLAPEIIKRTTTDHRVDLFALGVTAYEVFTGGLPWERSLSSDETLRKHLNTPPRDARSVNPKLDEKVAKVLMKAIERDRELRYSTATAFKEALVALPKQDY from the coding sequence GTGGGCTTCTTCTCATCTCTGTTCGGCGGTGGTGGCGGCAAAAAGGGCAAGAAGATCGTCGACGCCGCCAAGCGCTGGGATCTCCGCGGCCGGACCGGCCAGGGCAGCATGTCCAAGGTGTTTCAGGCGTACGACCGCGACATCGGTCGGACGGTCTGTCTCAAACTCCTCGACAGAGTCAAAACCCAGAAGTTCGAGGAGCGGTTTAAGGCCCAGGGGTTGAAGAAGCCGACCGAGGGCGAGGTGTGCGCCGCCCTCAGCCACATCAACTGCGTCCGTACTTACGATCACGGCGTCACCACCAAGGGCGATCCCTACCTCGTGATGGAATGGATCGAGGGTCGCGGGCTGAACTTCCTCATCGAGACGAAGAACGCGCAGCTCGATGGGAATCGGATCAACTACACGACGCAGCTCTGCGACGCGATCGCCTACCTCCACGCACAAAAATTCCTCCACCGCGACCTGTGCCCGCGGAACGTGATGGTCGACCAGGAAGGCGTCGTGAAGCTGATCGACTTCGGCCTGACGATCCCCTACACCCCGCAGTTTTGCGTCCCCGGTAACCGAACCGGGACGGCCGACTACCTGGCCCCCGAGATCATCAAGCGGACGACGACCGACCACCGGGTCGACCTGTTCGCGCTCGGCGTGACGGCCTACGAGGTATTCACCGGCGGGCTCCCGTGGGAGCGGTCCCTCTCCTCCGACGAGACACTCCGAAAGCACCTCAACACCCCGCCCCGCGACGCCAGGAGCGTTAACCCGAAACTCGACGAGAAGGTGGCGAAGGTATTAATGAAGGCGATCGAACGGGACCGGGAATTGCGCTACAGTACGGCCACCGCGTTCAAGGAAGCACTGGTGGCACTGCCGAAGCAGGATTATTAA
- a CDS encoding sigma-70 family RNA polymerase sigma factor → MTDFKQNALKELSDQARFAPLARRQEQMARAERLLNEIDSARVYPYQFVCFRLTDYRSDAHPDLLTSGADLKHDLALFVARVERSLPPLPIELAAEPMLTLEEVSKQFNVSTKTVSRWRMQGLIARRVIRSGRKHLGFPQSSVETFAAGHRDQVERGARFSHLTDAEKDEIVISARRLAAAGNTLTEVSKTIAGKLSRSAEAVRYTIKNFDRAHPDHAVFPNSNGPLDAVSKQLIFTAFQEGKPVQLIAKRFGRTPSSMYRVINEVRAERLVREPVDYIYNAEFDDPVRSDLILGSMPHEEDFFSKVKSMRPPKDVEAHMAYLYERPLLSREQEAHVFRKMNYLKHKLHQFKQGIDPARARVQDLQTIEDLQNQIKDVRDLLIECNQRLVHNLATKHLQPGQNLDELKSDANVSLMRAVEKFDYGRGFKFSTYATWAIMKNFARSIPDENTQRSRYMTGTDELFESRADVRTDEQEVLAAADAARARVNRLLQYLDPRTREVIKMRTGLDGSEEMTLEQIGQHFGITKERVRQINVRGMKQLRERAAQENVELP, encoded by the coding sequence GTGACCGATTTCAAACAAAACGCCCTGAAAGAGCTAAGCGATCAGGCTCGGTTCGCGCCGCTCGCCCGCCGCCAAGAACAAATGGCGCGGGCCGAACGGCTGCTCAACGAGATCGACTCGGCTCGCGTTTACCCCTACCAGTTCGTCTGTTTCCGATTAACTGATTACCGGTCGGACGCGCACCCGGACTTGTTGACGTCCGGGGCCGACCTCAAGCACGATCTCGCACTGTTCGTGGCCCGGGTCGAGCGGTCGCTCCCGCCGCTGCCGATCGAACTGGCCGCCGAACCGATGCTGACGCTCGAAGAAGTTAGCAAGCAGTTCAACGTGTCGACCAAGACGGTGAGCCGGTGGCGGATGCAAGGACTGATCGCCCGGCGCGTAATTCGCAGCGGGCGTAAACACCTGGGGTTCCCGCAGTCGTCGGTCGAGACCTTCGCCGCGGGGCACCGGGACCAGGTCGAACGCGGCGCACGGTTCAGCCACCTGACCGACGCCGAAAAAGACGAGATCGTGATCTCGGCCCGGCGGCTCGCGGCGGCGGGGAATACCCTCACCGAGGTGAGCAAGACGATCGCCGGGAAACTGAGCCGGTCCGCCGAGGCGGTCCGGTACACGATCAAGAATTTCGACCGGGCGCACCCCGATCACGCGGTGTTCCCGAACTCAAACGGGCCGCTGGATGCGGTCTCGAAGCAACTGATCTTTACGGCCTTCCAGGAGGGCAAACCCGTGCAACTTATCGCCAAGCGGTTCGGCCGGACGCCGTCGAGCATGTACCGAGTGATCAACGAGGTGCGCGCCGAGCGGTTGGTGCGGGAACCGGTCGACTATATCTATAACGCCGAATTCGACGACCCGGTCCGCTCGGACCTGATCTTGGGGTCGATGCCGCACGAAGAAGACTTCTTCAGCAAAGTGAAGTCCATGCGGCCGCCCAAAGACGTCGAAGCGCACATGGCGTACCTGTACGAGCGGCCGCTGCTGTCACGCGAGCAGGAAGCCCACGTGTTTCGGAAGATGAACTATCTGAAACACAAACTGCACCAGTTCAAGCAGGGGATTGATCCGGCGCGGGCTCGGGTTCAGGATCTGCAGACCATCGAAGACCTGCAGAACCAGATCAAGGACGTCAGGGATCTGTTGATCGAGTGCAACCAGCGGCTCGTTCACAACCTGGCCACCAAGCACCTGCAACCCGGCCAGAACCTGGACGAGTTGAAGTCGGACGCGAACGTCTCACTCATGCGGGCGGTCGAAAAGTTCGACTACGGCCGCGGGTTCAAGTTCAGCACGTACGCCACGTGGGCGATCATGAAGAACTTCGCCCGGAGCATTCCGGACGAGAACACCCAGCGGTCCCGTTACATGACGGGCACCGACGAACTGTTCGAGAGCCGTGCGGACGTGCGGACGGACGAGCAGGAAGTGCTGGCGGCCGCCGACGCCGCCCGGGCCCGGGTGAACCGCCTGCTGCAGTACCTCGACCCGCGGACCCGCGAGGTCATCAAGATGCGAACCGGGTTGGACGGTAGCGAGGAAATGACCCTCGAACAGATCGGCCAGCACTTCGGGATCACGAAAGAGCGCGTACGGCAAATTAACGTCCGCGGGATGAAACAACTCCGCGAACGGGCCGCTCAGGAGAATGTGGAGTTGCCGTGA
- a CDS encoding AAA family ATPase gives MESLPETHESTTPLPGYFLSLEIEYVRCFGEKQTVDLSDGAGKPARWTILFGLNGTGKTTILQSLVGFELVNSYGRDGSTKILQMRFFRRDHVKGYLSFCRLRANRLAIWTTGIAVTKAISDAPVRSYNYNFKLSESGVMSGWSWVSGSNRFGPHVCYGYGAGRRVGTTSFDESSSYDPTSNLFSDAVELRDPVAWALRTKYALNKSSDPASRQRFEHMKDLLLGILPEVEGVRLTSSGGTKPIPRVEFKTPIGWIPFRQLGYGHQTLITWVIDLFTRMTERYPGSSNPLSEPAIVLIDEIDLHLHPKWQRKIMRSLSERFTNTQFIATTQSPLIAQAATDANLVALRREGDRVIIDNEVDTIRGWRIDQILTSDLFGLETARPPQIEQLIIQRRQLLTKPRITKVDLQRLKAIEAEIGDMPMGETTQEFQERRYLRKLLERLSTSSGDPG, from the coding sequence ATGGAATCTCTCCCCGAAACACACGAGTCAACCACCCCTTTGCCGGGTTATTTTCTTTCACTTGAAATCGAATACGTTCGTTGCTTTGGTGAAAAACAGACCGTTGATTTGTCCGACGGGGCTGGTAAACCGGCTCGCTGGACGATTCTTTTCGGGTTAAATGGAACAGGCAAAACGACTATTCTTCAGTCCCTAGTCGGGTTTGAGCTTGTCAACTCTTACGGCCGTGACGGCTCTACGAAAATTTTGCAGATGCGATTTTTTAGACGCGATCACGTAAAAGGGTATTTAAGCTTCTGCCGCCTACGAGCTAATAGACTGGCGATCTGGACGACGGGCATAGCGGTTACAAAAGCCATCTCAGATGCGCCTGTTCGCTCTTATAATTATAATTTCAAATTAAGCGAATCTGGGGTGATGTCGGGCTGGAGTTGGGTGAGTGGATCAAACCGATTTGGGCCTCACGTCTGTTACGGATACGGGGCCGGTCGCCGCGTTGGAACGACATCATTCGACGAATCGAGTTCTTACGATCCGACTTCAAACCTCTTTTCGGATGCGGTTGAACTCCGCGATCCCGTGGCGTGGGCACTCCGAACAAAATACGCCCTGAACAAATCGTCCGATCCTGCGAGTCGTCAACGATTCGAGCATATGAAAGATTTGCTCCTCGGAATCCTCCCGGAGGTCGAGGGCGTTCGCCTAACCTCTTCGGGCGGGACCAAACCCATCCCGCGTGTGGAATTCAAAACGCCCATCGGTTGGATTCCGTTTCGTCAGCTCGGTTACGGGCACCAGACCTTAATCACGTGGGTTATTGATCTCTTCACTCGAATGACCGAACGGTACCCCGGAAGTTCCAATCCGCTATCTGAACCGGCGATTGTTTTAATCGACGAGATCGATCTTCATCTGCATCCAAAGTGGCAGCGAAAAATCATGCGTTCCCTTTCGGAGAGATTTACAAACACCCAGTTCATTGCCACCACGCAAAGTCCGCTCATCGCGCAGGCCGCGACCGATGCAAACCTGGTGGCTCTGCGGCGGGAAGGGGATCGCGTGATTATCGACAACGAAGTGGACACCATACGTGGTTGGCGAATCGACCAGATTTTGACCAGTGATCTGTTCGGATTGGAAACGGCCCGGCCGCCGCAGATCGAACAACTCATCATTCAGAGACGGCAACTTCTGACCAAGCCCAGAATAACAAAAGTGGATCTTCAACGGTTGAAGGCGATCGAAGCGGAAATTGGTGATATGCCCATGGGTGAAACAACGCAAGAATTCCAAGAACGTCGATATTTACGAAAGCTCTTGGAAAGGCTGTCGACTTCATCTGGCGATCCAGGGTAA
- a CDS encoding VWA domain-containing protein has product MTSPSTVGLAPAVAPLVASFAVPLMAAGAAAAAAALPVLIHLLSRQRYQVVPWAAVRFLLAAQKRHRRRVDRWVLLAARILAVLLPLAAMCAVTPWAESVWQSIVPGRMEAHSNAPRTHRVLLVDGSLSMTARAGERTRFEVAIERAEQAVRAANPGDGFTLIVLSGAAQAVVPGPAADPEKILTELRGLKPTHGTTDLAGGLAMAADTLSRSPHAYPRRQVLLFTDMQRSAWSGLLPKTDGAVPDVWHRVLPRADVAVVDVVNGDVDNVAITDLVLADPLPLVDAPAAVTAVVQNFGRTDKKHVRLDLSVGRPSAGGPEATLFPIEQRVIETVPAGQRVSVTFALEGAALFREAGLHLVRAKLVESDDLPADDVRTLAVEVRDGLPTIIVNGKPSAAPLKGSAEYLQEALNPGGRRLPGNPARARTVRMTEFEDPTLGDLSGVDCVFLCDVPTLSQAQVARLDAHLKRGGGLVIGLGPSAAANLDLYNRLLYDEGNGLLPGKLLGVRSTTGPDDPGFRLAAAEDAYRRPPLSAFRADNARAGLTTVPFRKYVQIDAPADGRARRILSFVPAEPVAVAGAAAPEPPVKVEKPDAAVVEWPRYRGRVVVYTSTFNNDWTDWPVLPSYLPFAHEVLRFAAANPDRHTLRVGEAIEEFLPVNAVGLTATVTSPDGTAANVPVVAGDEAGVIRFSDTPLSGLYRVTAGGRRDRVFAVNVPETTPGGGSESDLRRIDSNELRALGAVRVVTDPTDAAGDAGGDVLVTMTPVPHGPTLARWLLTAALGVLVLELWLAWRVGPSRSSFAGRSTGNPPEKRTWARPAIAVAALLPLAAVAVILAVLAHNDITGHPLGFLPESWRSGVERVLGVPPAGPGEGTRWRLETSLVYMKSARTDYRVLTGVTAAACLGVAALYWLERRGAGSRGRVILPALLRVAAVLLIAAAFLPQVRLAFDREGWPDVAILLDTSASMATVDDLQDPAVRAKAEELTRAAGLGQVDRLRLAKLLVARPDGDLITRLLTERRVKVHVYSIADQAKLVAELNDPGDAAAGRQEVEKLVADGEASRLGDCVEAVLKAFRGGSLAAVIAYTDGVTTAGDDLPKAGREAARVGVPLYLIGVGDAREPPDLVLSDLQAADVVLKGDVLEFEAQLTAHGPPAPKDVPVVLYERTGDRLVERARTVVRTGPPGKPVPVRLSTIPNEPGEKTYIIDVPVQGNEAEAGNNRIERVVLVTESRRLRVLYVEGYPRYEFRFVKVLLERETDAVAGNKSIDLRTLLLDASAGYAEQDRSAVREFPTKTELFEYDVVILGDIDPAQLPRSTQTFQDLAEFVKVRGGGLLFVAGEQASPQKLFNTPLADLLPVVPGDGPKEAPKAASLTQSADGYQFKLTPFGLTHPLFRFSRDAAENARVWAGLRPMLWAAGGYKPKQSAEVLAIHPTRAGANSGEPHPLVLQQFVGAGRVIFFGFDETWRWRWRGEDRFNQFWNQAVRVLARNRVSRPELRTDKQTAYRRDEPIRITVRFPDDAPPPPPETAVKVAIERTPLRKSDAPAAASPAGTVDAQTVQLAKVEGTRATYQTLVTRTPEGEYKFLLTDPAAAGTYPRAEAKVLPPPGERERLEMNRADLQRAATESRGKFYTLADADKVVDDLPDVARVPLNQPLPPLSLWNTEAAFILLLVLLGCEWIIRRGERLL; this is encoded by the coding sequence ATGACAAGCCCTTCGACGGTCGGACTCGCACCGGCTGTCGCCCCCCTCGTCGCGTCGTTCGCGGTCCCGCTGATGGCGGCCGGCGCCGCGGCCGCGGCCGCGGCCCTGCCGGTCCTCATCCACCTGCTCAGCCGGCAGCGGTATCAGGTCGTCCCGTGGGCCGCGGTCCGCTTTCTGCTCGCCGCTCAGAAGCGGCACCGGCGGCGGGTCGACCGGTGGGTTCTGCTCGCCGCCCGGATTCTCGCCGTTCTGCTCCCGCTCGCCGCGATGTGCGCCGTGACGCCGTGGGCCGAGTCGGTCTGGCAGTCGATCGTCCCAGGGCGGATGGAAGCCCACTCGAACGCGCCGCGGACGCACCGCGTTCTCCTCGTCGACGGCTCGCTCAGCATGACCGCGCGGGCCGGTGAACGGACCCGGTTCGAGGTCGCGATCGAGCGGGCCGAGCAGGCGGTCCGGGCGGCCAACCCGGGCGACGGGTTTACCCTGATCGTCCTCTCGGGGGCGGCCCAGGCGGTCGTTCCCGGACCGGCGGCCGACCCCGAGAAGATCCTGACCGAACTCCGCGGGCTCAAGCCGACGCACGGGACGACCGATCTGGCCGGCGGACTGGCCATGGCGGCCGACACGCTTTCCCGATCCCCGCACGCCTACCCGCGGCGGCAGGTGCTGTTGTTCACGGACATGCAGCGGTCCGCCTGGAGTGGGCTCCTGCCCAAAACCGACGGGGCGGTGCCGGACGTCTGGCACCGCGTCCTCCCGCGGGCCGATGTGGCGGTCGTGGACGTCGTCAACGGCGACGTTGACAACGTCGCCATCACCGACCTCGTCCTGGCCGACCCGCTTCCCCTCGTCGATGCCCCGGCGGCCGTCACTGCCGTCGTCCAGAACTTCGGGCGGACGGACAAGAAGCACGTGCGACTGGACCTGTCCGTCGGCCGCCCATCGGCCGGCGGGCCGGAAGCGACCCTGTTCCCGATCGAGCAGCGGGTGATCGAGACGGTCCCGGCCGGGCAGCGGGTGTCCGTCACGTTCGCGCTCGAAGGGGCGGCCCTGTTCCGCGAAGCCGGGCTGCATCTGGTCCGGGCGAAGCTCGTCGAATCCGACGACCTGCCGGCGGACGATGTTCGCACGCTGGCCGTGGAAGTCCGCGACGGGCTCCCGACCATCATCGTAAACGGGAAGCCGTCCGCCGCCCCTCTGAAAGGCTCCGCCGAGTATCTCCAGGAAGCGCTCAACCCGGGCGGTCGCCGGCTACCCGGAAACCCGGCCCGGGCGCGGACCGTCCGCATGACCGAGTTTGAAGACCCGACTCTCGGCGACCTGAGCGGCGTGGACTGCGTGTTCCTCTGCGATGTCCCGACATTGTCCCAGGCCCAGGTCGCCCGGTTGGACGCCCACTTGAAGCGCGGGGGCGGCCTGGTGATCGGCCTCGGGCCGTCCGCGGCGGCCAACCTCGACCTCTACAACCGCCTCCTTTACGACGAAGGGAACGGGCTACTCCCCGGCAAACTTCTGGGCGTACGATCCACGACCGGGCCGGACGACCCTGGGTTCCGGCTCGCGGCCGCCGAGGACGCCTATCGTCGGCCGCCGCTATCTGCGTTCCGGGCCGACAACGCGCGGGCCGGACTCACGACCGTCCCGTTTCGCAAGTACGTCCAAATCGACGCCCCCGCCGACGGCCGTGCCAGACGGATTCTCTCGTTCGTCCCCGCCGAGCCGGTGGCGGTCGCCGGCGCTGCGGCACCCGAGCCGCCCGTAAAGGTGGAGAAGCCCGACGCGGCCGTCGTCGAATGGCCCCGGTATCGCGGCCGCGTGGTCGTGTACACGAGTACGTTCAACAACGACTGGACCGACTGGCCGGTACTCCCGAGCTACCTGCCGTTCGCGCACGAAGTCCTGCGGTTCGCGGCCGCCAACCCGGACCGGCACACGTTGCGCGTCGGCGAGGCGATCGAGGAATTCCTGCCTGTGAACGCGGTTGGCCTCACGGCTACGGTCACGTCGCCGGACGGCACCGCTGCCAATGTCCCGGTTGTCGCCGGTGACGAAGCGGGGGTGATTCGGTTTTCGGACACTCCCCTGTCCGGGCTCTACCGCGTGACGGCCGGCGGGCGGCGGGACCGCGTCTTCGCGGTGAACGTGCCCGAGACGACGCCGGGCGGTGGCAGCGAGTCCGACCTGCGGCGGATCGACTCGAACGAACTGCGAGCCCTGGGCGCCGTCCGCGTCGTTACCGATCCGACCGACGCCGCGGGGGACGCGGGCGGCGACGTCCTGGTCACGATGACGCCGGTGCCGCACGGCCCGACCCTCGCGCGGTGGCTGTTGACCGCCGCCCTCGGCGTACTGGTGCTGGAACTCTGGCTCGCCTGGCGGGTGGGGCCATCTCGGTCGTCATTCGCCGGGCGATCGACCGGCAACCCACCCGAGAAGCGAACGTGGGCGCGACCGGCCATCGCGGTCGCCGCCCTGCTCCCTCTCGCCGCGGTCGCCGTGATTCTCGCCGTGCTGGCCCACAACGACATTACGGGCCACCCGCTTGGGTTCCTGCCCGAAAGCTGGCGGTCCGGCGTCGAACGGGTTCTGGGTGTGCCCCCGGCCGGACCGGGGGAAGGGACGCGATGGCGGCTCGAAACATCCCTCGTATACATGAAATCGGCCCGGACCGATTACCGCGTTCTGACGGGCGTGACGGCGGCCGCGTGCTTGGGCGTCGCCGCCCTGTACTGGCTCGAACGGCGCGGGGCGGGGTCGCGCGGCCGCGTGATCCTGCCCGCCCTTCTCCGCGTGGCGGCCGTCTTGCTGATCGCGGCCGCCTTCCTCCCGCAGGTTCGGCTCGCCTTCGATCGTGAGGGATGGCCCGACGTGGCGATCCTGCTGGACACGTCCGCGAGTATGGCGACCGTGGACGACCTGCAAGACCCGGCCGTGCGCGCAAAGGCCGAGGAATTGACGCGGGCGGCGGGCCTGGGACAGGTCGACCGCCTGCGGTTGGCGAAACTCCTCGTCGCCCGCCCGGACGGTGACCTGATCACCCGACTGCTCACCGAACGCCGGGTCAAGGTTCACGTTTACTCGATCGCCGATCAGGCCAAACTCGTGGCCGAACTGAACGACCCGGGCGACGCGGCCGCGGGCCGGCAGGAGGTCGAGAAACTCGTCGCCGATGGCGAGGCGAGTCGGCTCGGCGACTGCGTTGAGGCGGTGCTGAAGGCGTTCCGGGGTGGGTCGCTCGCCGCCGTCATCGCGTACACGGACGGGGTGACGACCGCCGGCGACGACCTGCCGAAAGCCGGCCGGGAAGCCGCGCGGGTCGGCGTCCCGCTCTACCTGATCGGCGTCGGGGACGCCCGCGAGCCGCCTGACCTGGTCCTCTCCGACCTCCAGGCCGCCGATGTGGTCTTGAAGGGGGACGTGCTCGAATTCGAGGCCCAGCTCACCGCCCACGGACCGCCCGCCCCGAAGGACGTACCCGTAGTGCTCTATGAGCGGACGGGTGACCGCCTCGTCGAGCGAGCCCGTACCGTCGTCCGCACCGGGCCGCCCGGTAAGCCCGTTCCCGTGCGGCTGTCGACCATCCCCAACGAACCAGGCGAAAAGACGTACATCATCGACGTGCCGGTCCAGGGCAACGAAGCCGAGGCCGGGAACAACCGGATCGAGCGGGTCGTCCTAGTTACCGAGTCCCGCCGGCTCCGCGTCTTGTACGTCGAGGGATACCCGCGGTACGAGTTCCGGTTCGTCAAAGTCCTCCTGGAGCGCGAGACCGACGCGGTCGCCGGGAACAAGTCGATCGACCTGCGGACGTTGCTGCTCGACGCGTCGGCCGGCTACGCGGAGCAAGACCGCAGCGCGGTCCGCGAATTTCCGACCAAGACGGAGTTGTTCGAGTACGACGTGGTCATTCTCGGAGACATCGACCCCGCCCAACTGCCCCGCTCCACACAGACATTTCAAGACCTGGCCGAGTTCGTCAAAGTGCGGGGCGGCGGCCTGTTGTTCGTCGCCGGCGAGCAGGCGTCGCCGCAAAAGCTGTTCAACACCCCGCTCGCCGACCTGCTCCCCGTCGTGCCCGGCGACGGCCCGAAGGAAGCACCGAAGGCGGCGAGTCTGACGCAGAGCGCGGACGGCTATCAGTTCAAACTGACCCCGTTCGGCCTGACCCACCCGCTGTTCCGCTTCTCCCGCGACGCGGCGGAGAACGCCCGGGTGTGGGCCGGCCTCCGGCCGATGCTGTGGGCTGCGGGCGGGTACAAGCCGAAGCAGTCGGCCGAGGTGCTGGCGATTCACCCCACCCGTGCCGGGGCAAACTCGGGCGAGCCGCACCCGCTCGTCCTCCAACAATTCGTCGGGGCCGGGCGGGTCATTTTCTTCGGGTTCGACGAAACCTGGCGGTGGCGGTGGCGGGGCGAAGACCGGTTCAACCAGTTCTGGAACCAGGCTGTCCGTGTTCTCGCCCGGAACCGCGTCTCCCGCCCCGAACTGCGGACCGATAAGCAGACGGCTTACCGCCGCGACGAGCCGATCCGGATCACGGTCCGCTTCCCGGACGACGCCCCACCGCCACCGCCCGAAACCGCGGTGAAGGTGGCGATCGAGCGAACCCCACTCCGCAAATCGGACGCCCCGGCCGCCGCCTCGCCCGCCGGCACGGTCGACGCGCAGACGGTCCAACTCGCCAAGGTCGAAGGAACGCGGGCAACGTACCAAACGCTGGTGACCCGCACGCCGGAAGGGGAGTACAAATTCCTGCTCACCGATCCAGCCGCGGCGGGAACTTACCCGCGGGCCGAAGCGAAAGTGCTGCCGCCCCCGGGTGAGCGGGAGCGACTGGAGATGAACCGCGCGGATCTACAACGGGCGGCGACCGAGTCGAGAGGCAAGTTCTACACTCTGGCGGACGCCGACAAGGTCGTAGACGACCTGCCCGACGTGGCCCGCGTTCCCCTCAACCAGCCGCTCCCTCCCCTATCGCTCTGGAATACCGAAGCGGCGTTCATCCTGCTGCTGGTTCTGCTCGGGTGCGAGTGGATTATCCGCCGCGGCGAGCGGTTGCTGTAA
- the accD gene encoding acetyl-CoA carboxylase, carboxyltransferase subunit beta: protein MSMTERPKRGVPEGLWVRCPQCKATVFKKEVAVRLNCCPECEHHFPTSAHDRIVQLLDEGSFEEWDTDLRPVDPLGFVDRIPYHQRLVEEQTKTGMYDAAVTGKGFVRGRGVVLGITDFAFMAGSMGSVVGEKLTRAVERATEAKMPLIIVSGSGGGARMQEGILSLMQMAKVSAALARYHQAGGLYVAILTNPTMGGVAASWAFQGDLTLAEPKAMIGFAGARTIKNTIRLELPEGFQTSEFLLKHGFVDRIVHRRDIRTEVARIIDYCEIG, encoded by the coding sequence ATGTCCATGACCGAGCGGCCGAAGCGCGGCGTCCCGGAAGGCTTGTGGGTCCGGTGCCCGCAGTGCAAGGCGACCGTATTCAAAAAGGAAGTGGCCGTCCGGCTCAACTGCTGCCCGGAATGTGAGCACCATTTCCCGACGTCCGCCCACGATCGGATCGTGCAACTGCTCGACGAGGGTAGCTTTGAAGAGTGGGATACCGACCTGCGGCCGGTCGACCCGCTCGGGTTCGTCGACCGCATCCCGTACCACCAGCGGCTGGTCGAAGAGCAGACCAAGACCGGCATGTACGACGCCGCCGTGACTGGAAAAGGCTTCGTCCGCGGGCGGGGCGTCGTCCTCGGCATCACCGATTTCGCGTTCATGGCCGGCAGCATGGGGTCGGTAGTCGGGGAAAAACTAACGCGGGCGGTCGAGCGGGCGACCGAGGCCAAGATGCCGCTCATCATCGTGAGTGGGTCGGGCGGCGGGGCGCGGATGCAGGAAGGCATCCTGTCGCTCATGCAGATGGCCAAGGTGTCGGCCGCGCTCGCCCGGTATCACCAGGCGGGCGGGTTGTACGTCGCGATTCTGACGAACCCGACGATGGGCGGCGTGGCCGCGAGCTGGGCGTTTCAGGGCGACCTGACCCTGGCGGAGCCGAAGGCGATGATCGGCTTCGCCGGCGCGCGGACGATCAAGAACACGATCCGGCTCGAACTCCCCGAGGGGTTCCAGACTAGCGAGTTCCTGCTGAAACACGGGTTCGTCGACCGGATCGTCCACCGCCGGGACATCCGCACCGAAGTCGCCCGGATCATCGACTATTGTGAAATCGGCTGA